From a single Chloracidobacterium thermophilum B genomic region:
- a CDS encoding xanthine dehydrogenase family protein molybdopterin-binding subunit: MTLIVNLSRREFLAGATLTGVALTLGCHVESNGVRAADSTAPVLAPNAFVTIRPDGRILVTVNKTEMGQGVRTSLPMLVAEELDADWSQVTVETASFDPSRYGFQGTGGSGSLRGAWEPLRRTGATARAMLVEAAARRWNVPADACRTEAGFVLHPSDATKKLSYGELVADAANLPVPDPKAVKLKDPKDFKLIGRRVPRYDNPDIVTGKAVYGMDVRLPGMRFATMVHPPVFGGKVRQVEDTEAKRVPGVEQVFVTDRGVAVVATNTWAAFEGAKKLRITWDDGPHAKLSSADIRAMFIEKSTSPGDVARQDGDFDKAFASAAKQLEAVYEVPYLHHATLEPQNCTARVSAEGCEIWAPTQFPNFVMDEARRITGLDAGRIKIHVTLLGGGFGRRIEADYAADAVEVARRLNGVPVQVTWTREEDMQHGWYRPASLHVVKAGLAENGQPVAVLHRLVAPSIRGQRQPDGGKGVDPGAMAGITTTAYELPNFRAEYVRANTAVPIGFWRAVFDSQNAFVQESWMDELAHAAKADPVEFRLVRLGKAPRLKRVLEVAAKAAGWGQPLPRGRARGVASHFSFGAFCAQVAEVSVEDDLPRVHRIVCAMDVGTVVNPSQVEAQIEGSIAFALSAALYGAITVEQGRVVQSNFNDYPLLRMAEMPRVEVHLIPSSESPSGAGEPALPPVAPAVCNALFALTGKRIRKLPIELDT, from the coding sequence ATGACGCTGATTGTCAACCTTTCCCGACGCGAGTTTCTGGCCGGGGCGACGCTGACCGGTGTGGCTTTGACACTTGGCTGCCACGTCGAGTCGAACGGGGTGCGGGCGGCGGATTCCACCGCCCCGGTGCTCGCTCCCAATGCCTTCGTGACCATTCGCCCTGATGGGCGCATTCTCGTCACTGTCAACAAGACCGAAATGGGGCAGGGCGTACGTACCAGCCTGCCCATGCTGGTGGCCGAAGAACTAGACGCTGACTGGTCGCAGGTCACCGTGGAGACGGCATCGTTTGATCCGTCGCGCTATGGATTTCAGGGCACCGGCGGGAGCGGCAGCCTGCGGGGAGCCTGGGAGCCGCTGCGACGGACCGGCGCCACAGCGCGCGCCATGCTGGTCGAGGCGGCCGCCCGCCGCTGGAATGTCCCGGCCGATGCCTGTCGGACGGAAGCTGGCTTTGTGTTGCATCCTTCGGATGCGACGAAAAAACTCAGCTACGGCGAACTCGTCGCTGATGCCGCCAACCTTCCCGTTCCTGATCCCAAGGCGGTCAAACTCAAAGACCCCAAGGATTTCAAGCTCATCGGGCGGCGTGTGCCGCGCTACGACAACCCGGACATTGTCACCGGCAAGGCCGTCTATGGCATGGATGTGCGCCTGCCGGGGATGCGTTTTGCCACGATGGTGCATCCTCCGGTTTTTGGCGGCAAGGTCAGGCAGGTCGAGGACACTGAAGCCAAACGGGTGCCGGGCGTTGAACAGGTCTTTGTGACGGACCGGGGGGTGGCCGTTGTGGCCACCAACACCTGGGCGGCTTTTGAAGGCGCGAAAAAACTCCGCATCACCTGGGACGACGGCCCCCATGCGAAGTTGTCCAGTGCGGACATTCGCGCCATGTTCATTGAGAAATCCACGTCGCCGGGGGATGTCGCCCGGCAGGACGGAGACTTCGACAAGGCATTTGCTTCAGCCGCAAAACAGCTTGAAGCCGTTTATGAAGTGCCGTACCTGCACCATGCCACCCTTGAGCCGCAAAACTGTACGGCGCGGGTCAGCGCCGAAGGTTGTGAAATCTGGGCCCCAACGCAGTTCCCGAACTTTGTTATGGATGAAGCCCGACGCATTACCGGGCTGGATGCCGGGCGCATCAAAATTCACGTCACCCTGCTCGGCGGCGGTTTCGGGCGGCGGATTGAAGCCGACTATGCGGCGGATGCCGTTGAAGTCGCCAGGCGGCTCAATGGTGTCCCGGTGCAGGTGACGTGGACGCGCGAGGAAGACATGCAGCACGGCTGGTATCGCCCGGCCAGCCTGCACGTGGTCAAAGCCGGCCTGGCCGAAAACGGACAGCCGGTGGCCGTACTGCATCGGCTGGTGGCCCCATCCATTCGGGGGCAACGCCAGCCGGACGGGGGCAAAGGCGTCGATCCGGGGGCCATGGCTGGTATCACCACAACAGCCTACGAACTGCCGAATTTTCGGGCGGAGTATGTCCGCGCCAACACCGCCGTGCCGATTGGGTTCTGGCGCGCGGTGTTCGATTCGCAGAATGCCTTTGTGCAGGAATCGTGGATGGATGAGTTGGCCCATGCGGCCAAAGCCGATCCGGTCGAGTTCCGGCTGGTGCGGCTGGGGAAAGCACCGCGTTTGAAGCGGGTACTGGAAGTTGCGGCAAAAGCAGCCGGGTGGGGGCAGCCCTTGCCCAGGGGGCGCGCCCGTGGCGTGGCGTCCCATTTTTCCTTCGGCGCGTTTTGCGCCCAGGTTGCGGAAGTGTCCGTTGAGGATGACCTGCCGCGTGTTCACCGGATTGTCTGCGCCATGGATGTCGGTACGGTGGTCAACCCAAGCCAGGTCGAGGCGCAGATCGAGGGTAGTATCGCCTTTGCCCTGAGTGCGGCGCTGTACGGCGCGATCACGGTCGAGCAGGGACGGGTCGTGCAGTCCAATTTCAATGATTATCCGCTGTTGCGGATGGCCGAAATGCCCCGCGTCGAAGTCCATCTCATTCCCAGCAGCGAGTCTCCGTCAGGTGCCGGCGAACCGGCGCTGCCGCCCGTGGCCCCAGCCGTTTGTAATGCCCTGTTCGCTCTGACCGGGAAGCGGATTCGGAAACTTCCCATTGAGCTGGATACATGA
- a CDS encoding (2Fe-2S)-binding protein — MPTTVTINGTKQTCDAPPEMPLLWVLRDVLGLTGTKYGCGAGLCGACTVHLDGVAVRSCTLPLSRVEGKRVTTIEGLSPDGTHPVQQAWKLEDVAQCGYCQPGQMMAAAALLAAKPKPTEEDIASALAGNLCRCGTYQRIRAAVQRAATLQKGEKRS, encoded by the coding sequence ATGCCGACCACGGTGACGATCAATGGTACGAAACAAACCTGTGACGCGCCGCCCGAAATGCCCCTGCTGTGGGTGCTGCGTGATGTCCTGGGTTTGACCGGAACAAAATACGGCTGCGGTGCCGGTCTCTGCGGAGCCTGTACCGTCCACCTGGACGGTGTTGCCGTGCGGTCGTGCACGCTGCCGCTGTCACGGGTTGAAGGCAAGCGCGTTACAACCATCGAGGGGCTGTCGCCGGATGGAACGCATCCCGTCCAGCAGGCGTGGAAGCTCGAAGATGTCGCCCAGTGCGGCTACTGCCAGCCCGGCCAGATGATGGCTGCGGCGGCCCTGCTGGCGGCCAAGCCCAAGCCTACCGAAGAAGACATTGCCAGCGCCCTGGCCGGGAATCTCTGCCGGTGTGGGACGTACCAGCGCATCCGGGCCGCCGTACAGCGCGCCGCCACGTTGCAGAAAGGGGAAAAACGGTCATGA
- a CDS encoding RluA family pseudouridine synthase encodes MDADPSTVSALDLSAAETVLCRVPEASAGLRLDVFLAEVLAVSRARIQRAIADGEVRVNGQVRRASYRVGPGDEIEADVPAPVTTDLVPEDLPLTIRFEDEAILVLEKPAGQVVHPAAGVMHGTLANALAFHFGHQRPGAEPLRPGIVHRLDRDTSGLMVVAKTDAALEHLAGQFRARTVEKGYLALVHGDVVGTGTIDAPIARDRKHRLKMTVDPGGRPARSHYVVRQRFGPVTLLEVRIETGRTHQIRVHCAHIRHPVVGDPLYGLGCDRQLRHPSQRQAVERLGRQFLHAAHLAFVHPVSAQPMRFVSPLPPDLQGCLVAFAGSEARLA; translated from the coding sequence ATGGATGCAGACCCTTCCACTGTCAGCGCCTTGGACCTGTCGGCAGCCGAGACAGTGCTGTGTCGGGTGCCGGAGGCATCTGCCGGTCTCCGGCTCGATGTGTTTCTGGCCGAGGTTCTGGCCGTCAGCCGGGCGCGCATCCAGCGAGCCATTGCCGACGGCGAAGTACGGGTCAACGGACAGGTGCGGCGCGCAAGTTACCGCGTGGGGCCGGGCGATGAAATTGAGGCGGATGTTCCAGCGCCGGTGACAACGGACCTTGTACCGGAAGACTTGCCGCTCACGATTCGATTTGAAGATGAAGCGATCCTGGTGCTGGAAAAACCCGCCGGGCAGGTCGTCCATCCGGCGGCAGGCGTGATGCACGGGACACTGGCCAATGCGCTGGCGTTTCACTTCGGCCACCAGCGGCCGGGGGCTGAGCCGTTGCGTCCGGGAATTGTACACCGGCTCGACCGGGATACTTCGGGTCTGATGGTCGTCGCCAAAACTGACGCGGCGTTGGAACACCTCGCCGGGCAGTTTCGCGCCCGCACGGTTGAAAAGGGCTACCTGGCGCTGGTTCACGGCGATGTCGTCGGGACCGGCACAATTGACGCCCCCATTGCCCGTGACCGCAAACACCGCCTGAAGATGACAGTGGACCCGGGCGGACGTCCGGCGCGTTCCCACTACGTGGTTCGGCAGCGGTTTGGGCCGGTGACACTGCTTGAGGTACGGATTGAGACCGGGCGGACACACCAGATTCGGGTTCACTGCGCCCACATCCGGCATCCGGTCGTGGGCGATCCGCTCTACGGTTTAGGGTGTGACCGGCAACTGCGCCATCCGTCCCAGCGTCAGGCCGTCGAGCGGTTGGGAAGGCAGTTTCTCCACGCGGCGCATCTGGCATTTGTGCATCCCGTATCGGCGCAGCCGATGCGTTTTGTGTCGCCGCTACCGCCAGACCTTCAAGGCTGTCTTGTGGCCTTTGCCGGCTCGGAAGCCCGTTTGGCCTAG
- a CDS encoding AhpC/TSA family, producing the protein MNLAKLLELPFKGNFIPYPSRSVVELGQLAPDFTLPDIHGQPFTLSAVAPRWCLLYLTRIVDRGFI; encoded by the coding sequence GTGAACCTTGCCAAGCTGCTGGAGCTGCCTTTCAAGGGAAACTTCATTCCCTATCCGAGCCGGTCGGTTGTGGAACTGGGGCAACTGGCGCCTGACTTTACATTGCCCGATATTCACGGGCAGCCCTTTACGCTGTCGGCGGTGGCGCCCCGGTGGTGTCTGCTCTACCTGACCCGCATCGTGGACCGGGGATTCATCTGA
- a CDS encoding DUF4760 domain-containing protein: MATHEDAQLILKLYELRRDPVMREARDFVAFKFFPESAQDIKDLLFDKRNPVYGAYWRQVTTYWDMAAALVNHGTLDEALFFDTNTECFAVFTKLEPFLPELREMFGPWYMVNLEKLIRRYPNYSERLASLRTRLKLYGEAYKSRKTRGFHPEGGSDE; the protein is encoded by the coding sequence ATGGCGACCCATGAAGACGCGCAACTGATTCTGAAACTCTACGAACTGCGCCGTGACCCGGTAATGCGCGAGGCGCGGGATTTCGTGGCTTTCAAGTTTTTCCCGGAATCGGCCCAAGACATCAAAGACCTGCTGTTTGACAAGCGCAACCCGGTGTATGGCGCTTACTGGCGGCAGGTGACGACGTACTGGGACATGGCCGCCGCGCTGGTCAACCACGGAACGCTGGACGAAGCCTTGTTTTTTGACACCAACACGGAATGTTTTGCCGTGTTTACCAAACTGGAGCCGTTCTTGCCGGAACTGCGCGAGATGTTCGGACCGTGGTACATGGTCAACCTCGAAAAACTCATCCGGCGCTATCCGAACTACAGTGAGCGTTTGGCAAGCCTGCGGACGCGGCTGAAGTTGTACGGCGAAGCCTACAAGAGCCGGAAAACCCGTGGCTTCCATCCCGAAGGTGGCAGTGACGAATAA